TTTCGCCCGCCAGGGCCGCACCTTCGATGGCATCATCCTCGATCCCCCGACCTTCTCACGCGACGACAAGGGCAAGGTCTTCCGGGTGGAGAAAGATTACGGTCGCCTCGTCGAGCTCGCCTACGCCTGCCTCGCCCCCGGCGGCTGGATGCTCTGCTGCACCAACTGCCGAAAACTCGACCCCCGCGACTTCTCTCGCATGGTCCGCGATGCCGCCCCTTCCAGCACCATCACCGCGCTCGACATGCCCGAGGAATATACCGGCGAGAACTATCTGAAATCACTCTGGGTGCAGAAACGATAGCTTTCTTGCGCTGCAAGCCACAGATGTTAGCGTCACCGCATGGACGACTATAACCGCCGGCACTTCATCCGCACCTCCCTTCCGGGATTCCTCGGTCTGGGGCTTGCCCTGCCCGGCATCACAGCTCTCGCTACCCGCGCCAATGCCTACCAGGGTCGACTCCCAGAGGACGGAGCCATCAACTGGGACGCCTTTCTGACTGCAGTGGAAAAGGAAGCGTCCAAGCAGCACCTCGATCACTGGAACCAAGCAGAGTATGTCAAAAAAGCCGCCGCCCTCGCGCTGCGCCTGAACCTGAAAGATCCGGCACTCGCTGAGGCTTTTGAGAAAACCCAGCAAGGGCTCGGCAACCAACGGGCCGACTTCTACAAGCTCGAGCGCCAACGCAACTTCGAGGTCAGCCTCGTGCAGTTCGAAAAGGGCGAACAAATTTCCCACCACGATCACCCCGGCATGACCGGTGTGCTGCTCTGCGCGACAGGGAAAGTGGATGTCTGGAACTACGATTTGTTAGGGAGAAAAAAGAACAGCAAGAATGTCCTGCTTAAAGAAACTGCCCAGTCGACGCTCGCCAAAGGCATGGTCTCCACCCTAACCGCGAAGCAGCGCAATATCCACCGCCTGCAAGCGCACAGCCTGACCCAGCTGGTCGATATTTTTGCCCCTCCCTATAATAAAGAGCGCTCACGCAACAGCAGCTGGTTCACGGTCGATCCCGAACCGTTCAAAGGATACGATCACATCTACGAAGCCACCAAACGTTAAACATGAATCTCTCAGGAAAAACGGCCCTCGTCACCGGCGCCTCATCCGGTATGGGTTTCGCCATCGCGGAACAACTTCAGCAAGCTGGAGCCAGGGTCTTCGGCCTCTGCCGCAACATCAGCAAGATCCCGGCGGCAGTCCACCCGATCAGCTGTGATCTCACCAGCCCCGAGCAGATCGACGCCGCCTTCGCCAGCCTCGACGCACTCGATATCCTGATCAATAACGCCGGCATCGCCATCCTCTCGGGCATTTCCGATGGTGACCCCGCCGACTGGCAGAAAATGTGGCAGGTCAATGTCCACGCCCTCGCCACCTGCTGCCAGAAGTCTCTCGCCCTGTTTCCGGAATCCGGCGGGCAGATTGTCAATATTTCCAGCATGAGTGGCCACCGAGTGCCGCGAACCGGTGGCTTTTACGCCCCCACCAAGTTCGCCGTGCGCGCCATTTCGGACGCCCTGCGCACCGAACTGCGATCTCAGGATAACCCCACCCGTGTCGCCTGCGTCTCGCCCGGCTTCGTGGATACCCCTCTGCTCGATGTCTACTTCAAGGGCCGTGAACAGCAGCTTGAAGAAACCAAGACCTCGATGGATATGCTCACCGCCGAAGATGTCGCCGAGTCTGTCATGCACATCCTCCGCACCCCCGCCCACGTCGACGTTTCCGATATCATGCTTCGCTGCACCCAGCAGAAAATCTAAACCGTTGATAGTCAACAAACGCAAATCGCCTCCTTGCTTTCCAAGCTTGCCGTGATATTGTTCACATCACTTCATGGCGATCTACACCCATAAGCTTAGCTTCCCCTGTCCCGACTGCGGCGGGATCCTGACGATGCGCAGCCCCGATGCCAGCGGCCCTTGCCCGCTTTGCACTAGCCTCATCACCGTGAAGCTTACCGTGGAATCAGCCCCCGTCGCCAAGCTTGGAGGAGAGGAGGAAGATACTCGCCTGACTTGGGACAAACGGGCCTTCCGGCGCTGCTCAGACATCAATAAAAACTCCGCTTCCACACGTTCGGCCCAGGCCCAATAAGTTGCTTCTCAAGCCCTCCGGGAGCGCCCGCTAACTTCTTCCTACTACGTAGGAAAGAGTGTTCTAAAAAAAAATTCCCTTTTCATTCAGGGTTTCCGGGCTTACCCCCCCTTCCATGTCGAAGACCCTTATCATCGCGGAGAAACCCTCCGTCGCCACCGATCTCTCCC
This window of the Oceaniferula flava genome carries:
- a CDS encoding SDR family oxidoreductase, giving the protein MNLSGKTALVTGASSGMGFAIAEQLQQAGARVFGLCRNISKIPAAVHPISCDLTSPEQIDAAFASLDALDILINNAGIAILSGISDGDPADWQKMWQVNVHALATCCQKSLALFPESGGQIVNISSMSGHRVPRTGGFYAPTKFAVRAISDALRTELRSQDNPTRVACVSPGFVDTPLLDVYFKGREQQLEETKTSMDMLTAEDVAESVMHILRTPAHVDVSDIMLRCTQQKI